In Chlorogloeopsis sp. ULAP01, the genomic window CGCGTCAGCAATTACAGCCCACCACTGAGGATGATACAGGCGCGAAGAAACTAGTTGGCGTTTCATCCACTCTAGTAATCGAGGTAAGTCTGTCTCTTCACGATTGAGAATTAGCAGTGAAGGTACAAACTTAACTTTTAACCCATGTTGTCCCAAGACTCTACGGATCATTGTATCTTCGCCGTAGGCTCTTGCCCATCTATCCAAAAGTCCTGTTTGGTGGATAACTTCTGTTTTCACAGCTAATGTGCCACCCCAAGGTATTCCGTAAAAGAACATCTGCACAACTGCGGAAGCATTCCACAAGTACCGCACCGTAGTTCCCCAATATTTGCCAGTGGGTAAGTACCAACGGTTACCTGTGGTTACCCCGACTTTTGGATCGTCTAGAGGCGTGACTAAGTCACGCAGCCAATTGGGATGAACTACTGCATCAGCATCTGCTAAGGCAACTACTTTGTAGGAGTCATCCAATTCTGAGACTGCTTGTACCAGTGAACTGCATTTGAGGCTACAGTTGTATCTCCTGATGCTTAATGGGCTGACTTGGACGTTAGTAGCTCCTAAAGAGGCGATCGCGTCGTTGGCAATTTTCCAAGCTGGATCTTCTTTACTATCGACGATTAGCTTGAGATCATATTGAGGGTAGTTCTGTTGTAGGAGCGATCGCAAACAATAGGGTAAAAAAGGATCTCCTCCCCGCAGACAAAGAATCACCGCTACTTTTGGCAATTCTTCGTCTGGTAAGGAATTTTTTTGAGGCGATTGCAAAAACAATAAAAATACCAGTGTTATAGATGCCTGAATCGCTAACCAACCCACTAAAAACCTAAATAGCAATAGTACCAATTCTGTCATCTATTTTTCTCTCCATGGCCCATTCTGTCTATGAAAATTGGTGAGAGAGCCAGAGGCTCTAGTTTTCACCTGCCAGGTTGAACCTGGTAACGAGGAAACGAGGGAATTACTGTTCCCTGTCCCCTATCACCTATCCCCTACCTTATGGATCGAGTCCATATTTCATGAAAATGTTGATTGTTTTATTTTTTTGCAATGAAAAACTGGCATCGCTAAACTTTGGCGTACCAGTTATGAGTGAAACAGTTGGATTTTTGGAAATACCAAATCCTTCTTTGGGAATACCTAAAAAGTCTCTGTCGAGTTTGTAATCTCCGTTTTGATCATCAACAACAGCAACTGCATAAGTTCCTGGTTTCAAACCAGTAAATTGTTTTTTCACATAATTCCCAGCAATTTGAGTACAGCCACTTTTTACTTCGCCGCTACTACCTAAAGGAAATCCTTTCTCACTTGAAAAAACTCGAATGCAAATCTGTCCTTTTTGATGTTTTATACCTTTTACTACTACAGTTAGTGTAGATGTTGGCTCTGCATTGACTTTGCAACCAAAACTCATGCTCAGTAAAGCAGGCAGTAACAAATAGGCAATCTTAGAGACTTTCAGTAACATATGTTTCTTGATAAGATTTTAGTGTCAGTTTCGTAGCGACCTTAAACACAGAGAGGAGGCAGCGCGTTCCCCGACTTGTGGCGACTGCGTACACGCGAAGCGGGTTCTCGTTAGAGTACCCGAAGGGGGGTGGGCCAAAGCCCCCCGTTGTAGCGACTGCCTTCGCGCAAAGTTAGCGCAGAGTAACGCAGAGTTTTTTGATGGGGAATTCGCTACGAATTAAAGGAATTTTTTACTAGGGCATCATTTTTTTGAGGTCAGTTTTCTTCAGCCACTCTTGAGTTAGCTGCATTCCTTCTTGTAAGTTAATTGTTGGTTGATAATTCAATATTTTCTGAGCTTTATCTATTGAATAAGCATAAGGACGAGTCATGAAGTCTACTACTTCTGGTAAAATATCGGCTTGTTTGCGAAATAGTTTTTGACCTTGATAGCGCAGTTTAAGGAATAATTTAAGTTCATCTTTTGGTAAAGAAAATGGTGCTGGTAAACCAGCTGTTTCTGCTAAATAAGTAAAATATTCCTTCCAGGAAGTTTCTTGCCCGTCAGTAATATTAAAAATTTCTCCGTAAGTTTCTTTTTCTAGAGCGAGAAATATAGCATCAATGAGATTGTCAATATATAGGTGATTGATTACTCCTTGCCCATCATTAGCATAAGCAAATAATTTTTGCCGCATTAACAATAATGGTCGAACAATCCAAGGAATACTTCCAGGGCCGTAAACATCACCTGGTCTAATGATAATAACGCCAAAATTGGATGGATCGTTAAGTTCTAAAAGAGCTTTTTCGGCTTCTATTTTTGTTTGACAGTAAGGATTATTTTCGCCTGAAAGTGGCCCGTCTTCTGTCACGCGATCGGGATAGTTAAAGCCATAGACTAAGGCACTTGAAATATAAATGAAGGTTTTAACACCACTACTCTTGGCTGCTTTAGCAATGTTAAGAGTTCCACCAACATTTACCTCACGAAATTCTTCTACTGAACCACCTTCTTTGGCAATTTCATCTGTATGTAAAACAATATCTATTCCTTGGCAGGCTGACTCAGTAATAGCAGGATTTGTGATACTACCAATTATCACTTTAGCACCCAAGTTCTGTGCTTTTTTCGCTTTATCTGCTGAACTTTGTAGCCCAGAGACTTTCATTCCTTGTGCGATAGCTCTTTCAGCAGCACGTAAGCCTACAAATTTGCCAATTCCAGTAATGAGAA contains:
- a CDS encoding glycosyltransferase family 2 protein codes for the protein MTELVLLLFRFLVGWLAIQASITLVFLLFLQSPQKNSLPDEELPKVAVILCLRGGDPFLPYCLRSLLQQNYPQYDLKLIVDSKEDPAWKIANDAIASLGATNVQVSPLSIRRYNCSLKCSSLVQAVSELDDSYKVVALADADAVVHPNWLRDLVTPLDDPKVGVTTGNRWYLPTGKYWGTTVRYLWNASAVVQMFFYGIPWGGTLAVKTEVIHQTGLLDRWARAYGEDTMIRRVLGQHGLKVKFVPSLLILNREETDLPRLLEWMKRQLVSSRLYHPQWWAVIADAIQTVILPNLLLVLFLVALCTQKWDAAILALTTFSGYILGLLLLAIALEKGVQQVIGKHGEPAAKLSPATVVKILIGILLTNWTHGFALLSSLWMSTVNWRGAIYRIKGPWNIKLIEYRPYQLLDQPVDSKVSL
- a CDS encoding DUF2141 domain-containing protein; protein product: MLLKVSKIAYLLLPALLSMSFGCKVNAEPTSTLTVVVKGIKHQKGQICIRVFSSEKGFPLGSSGEVKSGCTQIAGNYVKKQFTGLKPGTYAVAVVDDQNGDYKLDRDFLGIPKEGFGISKNPTVSLITGTPKFSDASFSLQKNKTINIFMKYGLDP
- a CDS encoding NAD(P)-dependent oxidoreductase, which translates into the protein MNFKNKSLLITGIGKFVGLRAAERAIAQGMKVSGLQSSADKAKKAQNLGAKVIIGSITNPAITESACQGIDIVLHTDEIAKEGGSVEEFREVNVGGTLNIAKAAKSSGVKTFIYISSALVYGFNYPDRVTEDGPLSGENNPYCQTKIEAEKALLELNDPSNFGVIIIRPGDVYGPGSIPWIVRPLLLMRQKLFAYANDGQGVINHLYIDNLIDAIFLALEKETYGEIFNITDGQETSWKEYFTYLAETAGLPAPFSLPKDELKLFLKLRYQGQKLFRKQADILPEVVDFMTRPYAYSIDKAQKILNYQPTINLQEGMQLTQEWLKKTDLKKMMP